Below is a window of Watersipora subatra chromosome 11, tzWatSuba1.1, whole genome shotgun sequence DNA.
GTTTTTTCGTTCTAAAACAAATAGGCAACTGGAAAGTTTGTATATTATGCGATACTttttttcgatagttttacGAGTTTAAGATAATTACGCTCTTTCCGTTCAAATTGATGACACTATTATAATCCACTTCTAAATTACCATTTTCATTGAAAGTTAGCTCATACCTCTCCTTTACCAAATGTAAACCACCTGACCAACCTAGTAATTACAGGCCCATATATTCCATTAGTATCTTTTTTTGTACTTTAGGGAGTGTGTGTTGTATGCTGGTCCTTGCTATACAGTGGTcttaaacatttatttcaataaaacacTTGTAGTTAGATTCATAGATTTAGCTCAATTGCAAGTTAATCGTACAAGTATAACACAATACAGATTTTTATGGAAAGATTGCTTTTCTGGCTAGCAAAAAATTAATCAAGTAATTAATTTGAGAAATTTGTAAGAATACTCATGCTCTTTCCAGTTTTTTCAAGTTGTAAAGCCCCTTAAATGATTTATTGCCTCCTAAAATAGCAGATTGATTTCCGAAAAATAGAACATGGGTAATAGTAAATGCTGCAGTAAATAGCCAATCACAATCTCATCTAAATCTTTTAGCGAAGATCGATGTCCACGACAAATGAAAATCAGCTCACATCAAACATACGCATTCCATTCTTTACGGAAAGAGATGCAGAGATAGCTTACAATACACTAAGGGTGGACAAAGAGCCTCCTCGTGGTGGTTGTGTCAAGACTATGTTTGTCGAAGGTTAATTATTTCTTCTTTTAGTTTATGCCATCACTTGTCTAGGCAAAAGCCTTGATGTCTCAAACTTAATGTTATCTAGTCAAAAATAATCAATA
It encodes the following:
- the LOC137408574 gene encoding EKC/KEOPS complex subunit Lage3-like produces the protein MRESWQRRSMSTTNENQLTSNIRIPFFTERDAEIAYNTLRVDKEPPRGGCVKTMFVEGSTLEVHFTAADAKKLRVAVNSFLDTVTLVVETIQQFGG